The Leclercia sp. S52 genome has a segment encoding these proteins:
- the rpiA gene encoding ribose-5-phosphate isomerase RpiA: MTQDELKKAVGWAALQYVQPGTIVGVGTGSTAAHFIDALGTMKGQIEGAVSSSDASTEKLKSLGITVFDLNDVDRLGIYVDGADEINGHMQMIKGGGAALTREKIIASVADKFICIADASKQVDILGNFPLPVEVIPMARSAVARELVKLGGRPEYRQGVVTDNGNVILDVHGLEILDAVALENAINGLPGVVTVGLFANRGADVALIGTADGVKTIVK; this comes from the coding sequence ATGACGCAGGATGAACTGAAAAAAGCAGTAGGATGGGCCGCTCTCCAGTATGTACAGCCGGGTACCATTGTCGGCGTGGGCACAGGGTCAACGGCAGCACACTTTATTGATGCGCTGGGCACCATGAAAGGCCAGATCGAGGGCGCGGTTTCCAGCTCCGATGCCTCCACGGAAAAGCTGAAAAGCCTGGGGATCACCGTTTTCGATCTCAACGACGTTGACCGTCTGGGGATCTACGTCGACGGCGCGGATGAGATCAACGGCCATATGCAGATGATCAAGGGCGGTGGCGCGGCGCTGACGCGTGAGAAAATCATCGCCTCCGTGGCTGACAAGTTTATCTGTATCGCCGATGCCTCCAAGCAGGTCGATATCCTCGGCAACTTCCCGCTGCCGGTTGAAGTGATCCCGATGGCGCGCAGCGCGGTTGCCCGCGAGCTGGTGAAACTGGGTGGCCGCCCGGAATACCGTCAGGGCGTGGTGACGGATAACGGGAATGTGATTCTGGATGTTCACGGTCTGGAGATCCTCGACGCCGTAGCGCTGGAGAATGCCATCAATGGTCTGCCAGGCGTGGTAACCGTAGGGTTATTCGCCAATCGTGGCGCGGACGTCGCGCTGATCGGCACTGCCGATGGCGTCAAAACCATCGTGAAATGA
- the argP gene encoding DNA-binding transcriptional regulator ArgP → MKRPDYRTLQALDAVIRERGFERAAQKLCITQSAVSQRIKQLENMFGQPLLVRTVPPRPTEQGQKLLALLRQVELLEDEWLGDEQTGSTPLLLSLAVNADSLATWLLPALAPVLADSPIRLNLQVEDETRTQERLRRGEVVGAVSIQPQALPSCLVDQLGALDYLFVGSKAFAERYFPNGVTRAALLKAPAVAFDHLDDMHQAFLQQNFDLPPGSVPCHIVNSSEAFVQLARQGTTCCMIPHLQIEKELNSGELIDLTPGLHQRRMLYWHRFAPESRMMRNVTDALLAHGHKVLRQD, encoded by the coding sequence ATGAAACGTCCGGACTACAGAACATTACAGGCGCTTGATGCCGTTATTCGTGAACGCGGATTCGAACGCGCAGCACAAAAGCTGTGCATTACCCAATCCGCTGTTTCACAACGAATCAAACAGCTTGAAAACATGTTCGGGCAGCCGCTGCTGGTTCGTACCGTGCCGCCGCGTCCAACCGAACAGGGGCAAAAGCTGCTGGCGCTACTGCGTCAGGTTGAGCTGCTGGAAGATGAGTGGCTGGGCGACGAACAGACTGGCTCTACGCCGCTGCTGCTCTCTCTGGCGGTCAACGCCGACAGTCTGGCAACCTGGCTCCTCCCTGCCCTCGCCCCGGTGCTGGCCGATTCGCCTATTCGCCTGAATCTGCAGGTTGAAGACGAAACCCGTACCCAGGAGCGTCTGCGCCGCGGTGAAGTAGTGGGTGCAGTCAGTATCCAACCTCAGGCGCTGCCAAGCTGCCTGGTGGATCAGCTGGGGGCGCTGGATTATCTGTTCGTTGGCTCAAAAGCCTTTGCCGAGCGTTACTTCCCGAATGGCGTTACCCGCGCGGCGCTGCTGAAAGCACCTGCCGTAGCCTTTGACCATCTTGATGACATGCATCAGGCATTTTTACAGCAGAACTTCGACCTGCCGCCGGGCAGCGTACCTTGCCATATCGTGAACTCCTCCGAAGCCTTCGTCCAGCTGGCACGTCAGGGCACCACCTGCTGCATGATCCCGCATCTGCAGATCGAGAAAGAGCTGAACAGCGGCGAGCTGATCGACCTGACACCAGGCTTACACCAGCGCCGTATGCTCTACTGGCACCGCTTTGCCCCGGAAAGCCGGATGATGCGCAACGTCACCGACGCGCTGCTGGCCCATGGACATAAAGTCCTGCGTCAGGACTAA
- a CDS encoding oxidative stress defense protein yields the protein MKLNVIALAALIGFGAASVQASELPDSPHIVTSGTASVDAAPDIATLAIEVNVAAKDAATAKKQADDRVAQYLSFLEQNGVAKKDINSANLRTQPDYDYKDGKSILKGYRAVRTVEVTVRQLDKLNSLLDGALKAGLNEIRSVSLGVAQPEKYKDEARKAAIDDAVRQAQQLASGFNSKLGPVYSVRYHVSNYQPSPMVRMMKAEAAPVSAQDTYEQPTIQFDDQVDVVFQLEPAQGQQQNQQVQQTQPVQQNQQQDTATKAP from the coding sequence GTGAAGTTGAATGTAATCGCCCTGGCGGCATTAATAGGTTTTGGCGCAGCATCCGTTCAGGCCAGTGAACTGCCTGACAGCCCGCACATTGTGACCTCCGGTACCGCCAGCGTTGATGCGGCCCCGGATATTGCAACCTTAGCCATCGAAGTGAACGTGGCGGCAAAAGATGCCGCTACCGCCAAGAAACAGGCAGACGATCGCGTTGCGCAATATCTCTCTTTCCTGGAGCAGAACGGCGTCGCTAAAAAAGATATCAATTCTGCCAACCTGCGTACTCAGCCGGATTATGACTATAAGGATGGCAAAAGCATCCTGAAAGGTTACCGCGCGGTGCGTACCGTGGAAGTCACGGTGCGTCAGCTTGATAAGCTCAACTCCCTGCTGGATGGCGCGCTGAAAGCGGGTCTGAACGAAATCCGTTCTGTCTCCCTGGGTGTTGCGCAACCTGAGAAGTATAAAGACGAAGCGCGTAAAGCGGCGATTGATGATGCCGTGCGTCAGGCGCAGCAGCTGGCTTCTGGCTTTAACAGCAAGCTGGGCCCGGTTTACAGCGTCCGTTACCACGTCTCTAACTATCAGCCGAGCCCGATGGTACGCATGATGAAAGCGGAAGCGGCGCCAGTCTCTGCGCAGGATACCTACGAACAGCCAACCATTCAGTTTGACGATCAGGTTGACGTGGTGTTCCAGCTGGAGCCAGCGCAGGGTCAGCAGCAGAACCAGCAGGTTCAGCAGACTCAGCCGGTTCAGCAGAATCAGCAGCAGGATACGGCGACTAAAGCACCGTAA
- the argO gene encoding arginine exporter ArgO has product MLSFYIQGLMIGAAMILPLGPQNAFVMNQGIRRQYHLMIALLCAVSDMLLICAGIFGGSALLMQSPWLLALVTWGGVAFLLWYGFGALKTAMGNDIELASAEVMKQGRWKIIVTMLAVTWLNPHVYLDTFVVLGSLGGQLDAEPRRWFALGTVSASFLWFFGLALLAAWLAPRLRTAKAQRIINGLVGVVMWVIAFQLAKEGIHHIRELFD; this is encoded by the coding sequence ATGTTATCTTTTTACATTCAAGGGCTTATGATTGGCGCAGCGATGATCCTGCCCCTCGGCCCGCAAAATGCGTTCGTCATGAATCAGGGCATTCGTCGTCAGTATCATCTGATGATTGCGCTGCTCTGCGCGGTGAGCGATATGCTCCTCATCTGCGCCGGGATTTTCGGCGGCAGCGCGCTGCTGATGCAGTCCCCCTGGCTGCTGGCGCTGGTCACCTGGGGCGGGGTGGCGTTTCTGCTGTGGTATGGCTTTGGTGCTCTGAAAACGGCGATGGGCAACGATATTGAGCTGGCCAGCGCCGAAGTGATGAAGCAGGGGCGCTGGAAAATTATCGTCACCATGCTGGCGGTCACATGGCTCAATCCGCATGTCTATCTGGATACCTTCGTGGTGCTGGGCAGCCTGGGTGGGCAGCTCGATGCCGAGCCAAGACGCTGGTTTGCGCTGGGTACCGTCAGCGCCTCTTTCCTGTGGTTCTTTGGGCTGGCGCTGCTTGCCGCCTGGCTGGCTCCCCGTCTGCGCACCGCCAAAGCCCAGCGCATTATCAACGGCCTGGTCGGTGTGGTGATGTGGGTTATCGCTTTCCAACTGGCAAAAGAGGGGATTCATCATATTCGGGAACTATTCGACTAA
- a CDS encoding small-conductance mechanosensitive channel MscS, which translates to MEDLGVVDSINNAGSWLVRNQALLLSYAVNIVAAIAIIIIGMIVARIISNAVNRVMRARHIDATVADFLSALVRYGVIAFTLIAALGRVGVQTASVIAVLGAAGLAIGLALQGSLSNLAAGVLLVTFRPFRSGEYVDLGGVAGTVLQVQIFSTTLRSADGRMVVIPNGKIIANNIINFSREPVRRNEFIIGVAYDSDIDKVKQLLTNIIESDDRILKDREMTVRLNELGASSINFVVRVWSHSGDLQSVYWDVLERVKRDFDANGISFPYPQMDVNFKRVKETAE; encoded by the coding sequence ATGGAAGATCTCGGTGTTGTAGATAGCATCAATAACGCGGGCTCCTGGCTGGTGCGTAACCAGGCATTGCTGTTGAGTTACGCCGTCAACATTGTGGCGGCTATCGCCATTATCATCATCGGTATGATCGTGGCGCGCATCATCTCTAATGCGGTTAACCGCGTGATGCGTGCGCGTCATATTGATGCCACTGTGGCAGATTTCCTCTCTGCGCTGGTGCGTTACGGCGTTATCGCATTCACGCTGATCGCGGCCCTTGGCCGTGTCGGGGTGCAAACGGCGTCGGTTATTGCTGTACTGGGTGCCGCCGGTCTGGCCATTGGTCTGGCCTTGCAGGGCTCGCTGTCAAACCTGGCTGCCGGGGTACTGCTGGTGACCTTCCGTCCTTTCCGCTCCGGTGAGTATGTCGACCTGGGCGGCGTGGCCGGTACGGTGCTGCAGGTGCAGATCTTCTCTACCACCCTGCGCAGCGCGGATGGCCGTATGGTGGTGATCCCGAACGGGAAAATCATCGCCAACAATATCATCAACTTCTCCCGCGAGCCCGTCCGTCGCAATGAGTTCATCATTGGCGTGGCGTATGACTCGGACATCGACAAGGTGAAGCAACTGCTCACCAATATTATCGAGTCGGATGACCGCATTCTGAAAGATCGCGAGATGACCGTTCGCCTGAACGAGCTGGGTGCCTCCTCGATCAACTTTGTGGTGCGCGTCTGGAGCCACAGCGGTGATTTGCAGAGCGTGTACTGGGACGTGCTGGAACGCGTGAAGCGCGACTTTGACGCCAACGGCATCAGCTTCCCGTATCCGCAGATGGACGTAAACTTCAAGCGCGTGAAGGAAACGGCGGAATAA
- the fbaA gene encoding class II fructose-bisphosphate aldolase, with product MSKIFDFVKPGVITGDDVQKVFQVAKENNFALPAVNCVGTDSINAVLEAAAKVKAPVIVQFSNGGAAFIAGKGVKTDVPQGAAILGAISGAHHVHQMAEHYGVPVILHTDHCAKKLLPWIDGLLDAGEKHFAATGKPLFSSHMIDLSEESLEENIEICSKYLARMAKMDMTLEIELGCTGGEEDGVDNSHMDASALYTQPEDVDYAYTELSKISPRFTIAASFGNVHGVYKPGNVVLTPTILRDSQEYVSKKHNLPHNSLNFVFHGGSGSSAQEIKDSVSYGVIKMNIDTDTQWATWDGILQYYKTNEAYLQGQLGNPKGEDQPNKKYYDPRVWLRSAQTSMVTRLEQAFKELNAVDVL from the coding sequence ATGTCTAAAATTTTTGATTTCGTAAAACCTGGCGTGATCACTGGTGATGACGTTCAGAAGGTGTTCCAGGTAGCAAAAGAAAATAACTTTGCTCTGCCAGCTGTTAACTGCGTCGGTACCGACTCAATCAACGCCGTACTGGAAGCCGCAGCAAAAGTTAAAGCTCCGGTAATCGTTCAGTTCTCCAACGGCGGCGCTGCGTTTATCGCAGGTAAAGGCGTGAAAACTGACGTTCCTCAGGGCGCGGCAATCCTGGGCGCAATCTCTGGCGCACATCACGTACACCAGATGGCTGAGCACTACGGTGTTCCGGTTATCCTGCACACTGACCACTGCGCGAAGAAACTGCTGCCGTGGATCGACGGTCTGCTGGACGCTGGCGAAAAACACTTCGCGGCAACCGGTAAGCCACTGTTCTCTTCTCACATGATCGACCTGTCTGAAGAGTCTCTGGAAGAGAACATCGAGATCTGCTCCAAATACCTGGCGCGCATGGCCAAAATGGACATGACTCTGGAAATCGAACTGGGTTGCACCGGTGGCGAAGAAGACGGCGTGGACAACAGCCATATGGACGCTTCTGCCCTGTACACTCAGCCAGAAGACGTTGATTACGCCTACACCGAACTGAGCAAAATCAGCCCACGTTTCACCATCGCTGCTTCCTTCGGTAACGTGCACGGCGTGTACAAGCCAGGCAACGTGGTTCTGACTCCAACCATTCTGCGTGATTCTCAGGAATACGTTTCCAAGAAACACAACCTGCCGCACAACAGCCTGAACTTCGTCTTCCACGGCGGTTCCGGTTCTTCTGCTCAGGAAATCAAAGACTCCGTAAGCTACGGTGTTATCAAAATGAACATCGATACCGACACCCAATGGGCAACCTGGGACGGTATCCTGCAGTACTACAAAACCAACGAAGCTTACCTGCAGGGCCAGCTGGGCAACCCGAAAGGCGAAGACCAGCCGAACAAGAAATACTACGATCCACGCGTATGGCTGCGTTCAGCCCAGACCTCTATGGTGACGCGTCTGGAGCAGGCATTCAAAGAGCTGAACGCGGTTGACGTTCTGTAA